One window of the Cryptomeria japonica chromosome 7, Sugi_1.0, whole genome shotgun sequence genome contains the following:
- the LOC131031124 gene encoding bidirectional sugar transporter SWEET3b-like has translation MSYPRTVLVPLCRIKGCGTLLTQIRNSCLERLQIHMSLCLYISLSAYKLTKARTPIRFEKMEKQMRLAVGIMGNCTSLLMYMSPVITFVKVIREKSVGHYSCTPYVIALFNCFTYTWYGMPVVSKGWENILLSTVNGAGIIPECFFICTYLLLAPPKAKLEVVRMVATVVVVFTVMAMVSTFGLHEHKTRKFFVGIVGIITSIALYASPLLIMKLVITTKSVEFMPFYLSFFGFLNSTLWMTYGVLSKDVLIAAPNVIGCLLGIAQLVLYCIYRNKEMMRSSEKDLMNMKNAEAGIKNGEDMEVDGTTLS, from the exons ATGTCGTATCCTAGAACGGTTTTGGTGCCCCTTTGTAGAATTAAAGGTTGTGGGACCCTGTTGACCCAAATTCGGAATTCATGTTTGGAACGCTTGCAGATTCATATGAGCCTATGCTTATATATTTCCCTTTCTGCTTACAAACTCACCAAAGCAAGGACGCCCATCAGGTTTGAAAAGATGGAGAAACAAATGCGTCTTGCTGTTGGAATTATGg GAAACTGTACTTCACTTCTTATGTATATGTCACCAGT GATTACATTTGTGAAGGTGATAAGAGAAAAATCAGTGGGGCACTACTCTTGCACCCCATATGTGATTGCTCTCTTCAACTGTTTTACTTACACTTGGTATGGCATGCCTGTGGTAAGTAAAGGGTGGGAAAACATTCTGCTCTCTACTGTCAATGGCGCTGGCATTATTCCAGAATGCTTTTTTATTTGCACATACCTACTCCTTGCTCCTCCCAAGGCCAAG CTCGAAGTGGTGAGGATGGTTGCAACTGTGGTGGTGGTGTTCACAGTAATGGCAATGGTCTCTACTTTTGGTCTTCATGAACATAAGACTCGCAAGTTCTTTGTCGGCATTGTGGGAATCATAACATCCATTGCACTCTATGCTTCTCCACTTCTCATTATG AAGCTGGTGATTACAACAAAAAGTGTGGAGTTCATGCCGTTCTACTTGTCATTCTTTGGCTTTCTTAACAGTACTTTGTGGATGACCTACGGTGTCTTAAGCAAAGACGTCTTAATTGCT GCTCCAAATGTGATAGGTTGTCTTTTGGGAATCGCTCAACTTGTATTGTATTGCATTTATAGAAACAAGGAAATGATGCGTAGTTCAGAGAAGGACTTAATGAATATGAAGAATGCAGAGGCAGGAATAAAAAATGGAGAGGACATGGAGGTGGATGGAACTACATTATCATAA